Proteins from a genomic interval of Falco rusticolus isolate bFalRus1 chromosome 7, bFalRus1.pri, whole genome shotgun sequence:
- the TEX9 gene encoding testis-expressed protein 9 isoform X1: protein MAAAGGGGGGARRGRGLPAVRRPPGGPLPPAATGPGLVSAGLLAREEEYKRLNAELETKTEKLVRQAEEVMKAQQEILSRPVTVQTTSCEDNRERDPLCPEVSSLTHSHAKLANKKKCASVPMAQNRPYSGSKGKRTTSSSKIRNLEVQSAADVAIPKDCTDFSLAKTISKIEEKLEKGGLPDCLDDIIPSVGNEVGAEAQIRFLKAKLRVMQEELASVACECRKKDDENQNLKSQLKDTKEENSRLQRTISMQHSQTEKYKTLSQEANKKNEGLQQEVTALEKELENLKRVQKQAATSQSAMEVRLNRALEEAERYKVELNKLKQSNKDVANQELKTIEELKTENKKLQKQKEDLMTGFKKQLQLIDILKRQKMHLEAAKMLSFTEEELMKALEWGN, encoded by the exons atggcggcggccggcggcggcggcggcggggcccggcggggcaggggcctGCCCGCG GTGCGGAGGCCGCCCGGCGGCCccctgccgcccgccgccacGGGGCCCGGCCTCGTCAGCGCCGGTTTGCTGGCCCGGGAGGAGGAGTACAA GCGACTGAATGCAGaattagaaacaaaaacagaaaaactggtGCGTCAGGCTGAAGAAGTAATG aaagcCCAACAGGAGATACTATCTAGACCAGTTACAGTACAGACTACATCATGTGAAGACAATAGAGAGAG agatCCACTCTGCCCTGAAGTTTCATCTCTTACACACTCACATGCCAAG CTagcaaacaagaagaaatgtgcTTCCGTGCCCATGGCTCAGAACAGACCGTACTCTGGAAGTAAGGGAAAAAGAACCACTTCAAG ttcaaaaATAAGAAACCTAGAAGTACAAAGTGCTGCTGATGTTGCAATACCGAAGGattgcacagatttttctttagcaaaaacAATAAGCAAAATTGAGGAAAAACTAGAGAAAGGAGGCTTACCAGATTGTCTAGATGATATTATTCCAAGTGTTGGAAATGAAGTTGGAGCAG AAGCTCAAATCAGATTTCTTAAAGCAAAGTTGCGTGTTATGCAGGAAGAGCTGGCTAGTGTAGCCTGTGAATGCAGGAAAAAG GATGatgaaaatcagaatttaaaatctCAGCTTAAAGAtaccaaagaagaaaacagcagactGCAACGAACAATCAGTATGCAACATTCTCAGACTGAAAAGTACAAAACGCTGTCacaagaagcaaacaaaaaaaatgaagggtTGCAACAAGAGGTCACTGCACTAGAAAAG GAATTGGAGAATCTAAAGCGTGTACAAAAGCAGGCTGCAACCAGTCAGAGTGCAATGGAGGTTCGCCTGAACAGGgccctggaagaagcagaaaggtaTAAAGTGGAGCTCAATAAACTGAAGCAAAGTAACAAG GATGTGGCTAACCAAGAGCTCAAAACAattgaagaattaaaaacagaaaacaagaaactgcagaaacaaaaagaagacCTAATGacaggttttaaaaagcagttacaGTTAATTGATATTTTAAAGAGACAAAAG atGCACCTTGAAGCTGCTAAGATGCTTTCTTTTACTGAAGAGGAATTAATGAAAGCTCTTGAGTGGGGAAATTGA
- the TEX9 gene encoding testis-expressed protein 9 isoform X2 — MAQNRPYSGSKGKRTTSSSKIRNLEVQSAADVAIPKDCTDFSLAKTISKIEEKLEKGGLPDCLDDIIPSVGNEVGAEAQIRFLKAKLRVMQEELASVACECRKKDDENQNLKSQLKDTKEENSRLQRTISMQHSQTEKYKTLSQEANKKNEGLQQEVTALEKELENLKRVQKQAATSQSAMEVRLNRALEEAERYKVELNKLKQSNKDVANQELKTIEELKTENKKLQKQKEDLMTGFKKQLQLIDILKRQKMHLEAAKMLSFTEEELMKALEWGN, encoded by the exons ATGGCTCAGAACAGACCGTACTCTGGAAGTAAGGGAAAAAGAACCACTTCAAG ttcaaaaATAAGAAACCTAGAAGTACAAAGTGCTGCTGATGTTGCAATACCGAAGGattgcacagatttttctttagcaaaaacAATAAGCAAAATTGAGGAAAAACTAGAGAAAGGAGGCTTACCAGATTGTCTAGATGATATTATTCCAAGTGTTGGAAATGAAGTTGGAGCAG AAGCTCAAATCAGATTTCTTAAAGCAAAGTTGCGTGTTATGCAGGAAGAGCTGGCTAGTGTAGCCTGTGAATGCAGGAAAAAG GATGatgaaaatcagaatttaaaatctCAGCTTAAAGAtaccaaagaagaaaacagcagactGCAACGAACAATCAGTATGCAACATTCTCAGACTGAAAAGTACAAAACGCTGTCacaagaagcaaacaaaaaaaatgaagggtTGCAACAAGAGGTCACTGCACTAGAAAAG GAATTGGAGAATCTAAAGCGTGTACAAAAGCAGGCTGCAACCAGTCAGAGTGCAATGGAGGTTCGCCTGAACAGGgccctggaagaagcagaaaggtaTAAAGTGGAGCTCAATAAACTGAAGCAAAGTAACAAG GATGTGGCTAACCAAGAGCTCAAAACAattgaagaattaaaaacagaaaacaagaaactgcagaaacaaaaagaagacCTAATGacaggttttaaaaagcagttacaGTTAATTGATATTTTAAAGAGACAAAAG atGCACCTTGAAGCTGCTAAGATGCTTTCTTTTACTGAAGAGGAATTAATGAAAGCTCTTGAGTGGGGAAATTGA
- the MNS1 gene encoding meiosis-specific nuclear structural protein 1, producing the protein HGSAACGGGGRDGERAGGRVAAGVPGRGCPVAPLRSCRPQASGPWAVGLAAEAEERSERRRVGGLRAALERERRLEEALRRVEEDRNRRELQLEREERLAAELARLSHEKLKDEKMRQQVRENSLELRELEKKLKSAYMNKERAAQIAEKEAMRYEKMKQEGEVAQKMKEEYERLIKEESSAELRRHKEKIAYQQELEKQLEEKERKKQDAYEEFLRERVMIDEIVRKVYEEDQMEKQLKLDKMRATQTYIEEFKKEQATWRRRKEEEMEEENRRITEFASIQQQREEDRMAKVRDTEEKKQRLQSMIAQNLEREQQKREELEQIRQELYLEEQAETERKKEMAEIEKRVRQRLDLRQTYEEQLALKKLVRQAVREEEEAFRQQMLAKFAEDDRIEQMKAQKRRMKQLEHRRAVEKVIEDRRKQFIADKERELEERQTGERRQEGIHAIVEEERQKLLREHASKLLGYLPRGILRDEDDVNMLGEEFRLAYQKRRGNAFSEES; encoded by the exons CATGGCAGCGCGgcctgcggcggcggcgggcgcgaTGGTGAGCGAGCAGGCGGGCGGGTGGCGGCGGGGGTCCCGGGCCGCGGCTGCCCTGTGGCACCGCTTCGCTCTTGTCGCCCGCAGGCGTCTGGGCCGTGGGCCGTGGGGCTGGCGGCGGAGGCGGAGGAGCGCAGCGAGCGGAGGCGGGTCGGCGGGCTGAGGGCCGCGCTGGAGCGGGAGCGGCGGCTGGAGGAGGCCCTGCGGCGG GTAGAGGAGGACAGAAACCggagggagctgcagctggagcggGAGGAGCGGCTGGCGGCTGAGCTGGCGAGGCTGAGCCATGAGAAACTTAAAGACGAAAAGATGAGGCAACAAGTGAGAGAGAACAG tCTTGAACTTCGAGAGttagaaaaaaagctaaaatccGCTTATATGAATAAAGAGCGAGCTGCACAGATCGCTGAAAAAGAAGCTATGCGGTATGAGAAAATG AAACAGGAGGGTGAAGTAGCCCAAAAGATGAAGGAGGAGTACGAAAGGCTAATCAAAGAAGAAAGTTCTGCAGAACTGAGGCGACACAAGGAGAAGATAGCGTATCAGCAAGAACTGGAGAAACAGCTtgaggaaaaagagaggaagaagcaggatgCTTACGAAGAGTTTCTAAGAGAGAGAGTCATGATTGATGAAATTGTAAGAAAGGTCTATGAGGAAGACCAAAT GGAAAAACAATTGAAGCTAGATAAAATGAGAGCAACTCAGACATACattgaagaatttaaaaaagaacaagctacctggaggagaaggaaagaggaagagatggaagaagaaaataggaGAATTACGGAGTTTGCCAGCATTCAGCAACAAAGAGAAGAAGATCGCATGGCTAAAGTTCGAGACACcgaggagaaaaagcaaaggcttCAAAGCATG ATTGCCCAGAACCTGGAAAGAGAACAACAGAAGCGTGAAGAACTGGAACAGATCCGCCAAGAGCTGTATCTGGAAGAACAAGCggagacagaaaggaagaaggagatG GCAGAAATCGAAAAGCGAGTAAGGCAACGCTTAGACTTAAGGCAAACATACGAAGAGCAACTGGCGTTAAAGAAGCTGGTGCGACAAGCTGTGCgagaagaggaagaagcctTCAGACAACAGATGTTGGCCAAGTTTGCAGAGGACGATCGCATTGAACAGATGAAAGCTCAGAAACGAAGAATGAAACAGCTTGAACACAGAAGGGCTGTGGAAAAAGTTATCGAAGACCGTCGCAAACAGTTTATTGCAGATAAA GAGCGTGAACTCGAAGAAAgacagacaggggagagaagacAAGAAGGCATCCATGCAATTGTTGaagaagagagacagaaacTCCTGAGAGAGCATGCGTCTAAATTACTGGGTTATCTTCCTCGA GGAATACTCAGAGACGAAGATGATGTCAACATGCTTGGAGAGGAATTTAGACTGGCTTACCAGAAGAGAAGAGGTAATGCTTTTTCAGAAGAGAGCTGA